One window from the genome of bacterium encodes:
- a CDS encoding DUF2284 domain-containing protein: MRNGKVIPLEHKGIPRKLLRCLTQNARRYGLELLVPFPAEKILVSQWVHLKCRYGCKKYNTNWCCPPATPGVETARSILGEFREALLLVGTQDCPDFYLDNARKRAKQVRCWKGTVSLERSLFLEGYYKAFGLVGETCGLCKECAYPGDCRFPQEKRPSVESFSIDLLGTLQNLGIRPRLAQKRRDLFHYYGIILVE, encoded by the coding sequence ATGAGAAATGGAAAAGTCATCCCTTTGGAGCACAAGGGAATTCCTAGGAAGCTATTGAGATGTCTGACCCAGAACGCCAGACGCTACGGTCTGGAGCTGCTGGTTCCGTTTCCGGCTGAAAAGATCCTGGTAAGCCAGTGGGTACATCTGAAATGCCGTTATGGATGTAAGAAGTACAACACCAACTGGTGTTGTCCGCCTGCCACACCCGGGGTTGAAACTGCAAGGTCCATATTGGGGGAATTCCGGGAAGCCCTTCTGCTTGTGGGAACTCAGGATTGTCCGGATTTCTATTTGGACAATGCCCGCAAGCGTGCCAAGCAAGTGCGATGCTGGAAGGGCACGGTGAGCCTGGAGAGATCCCTTTTCTTGGAAGGCTACTACAAGGCTTTTGGGTTGGTGGGGGAAACCTGCGGGCTGTGTAAAGAATGCGCATACCCGGGTGATTGCCGTTTCCCCCAGGAGAAAAGGCCCTCAGTGGAGTCTTTCTCCATAGACCTGTTGGGCACCTTGCAGAACTTGGGCATCAGACCCAGGCTGGCCCAAAAAAGGCGCGACCTTTTCCATTATTACGGAATCATTCTGGTGGAGTGA
- a CDS encoding ASKHA domain-containing protein — MDEAKAMVIFQPSGRRGPVKKDSTLIEASRVLGVDIETLCGEKKVCGKCKVRIEEGFFQKFGIHSSMDNASPWQEEEEKFINAEEKGAGYRLACCAKVQGDLLVFVPEESRAGKQVVSKAARAIEIQHNPAVKTYYVEVEPPTFEEPTADFERVCRELERLYGLTNLGIDFLTLRQLPGALRQGEWKVTVSIWMDKEIIRVRPGRCEAHYGIAIDIGTTTVAGYFCNLDTMEVLDTVSLMNPQCKYGEDVMSRITFHMTTEDGLKRMSEDIVEGLNWVIDQAVQGTHPPKKKLKKGKGADAQEEWVEVPEEGRTYLRLSREDVEDVTIVGNTAMHHILLQLDPQFVGLAPFPPVIHHSLDIKARDLGLKVNPSAYVHVLPNEAGFVGADNVGVLVAEEPYKKDEMALIIDIGTNGELVLGNKHKMISSSCATGPALEGAQILFGMRAAPGAIERIKIDPDTHEVDYKVIGRDAWRSYSEPKEMKAKGICGSGILDVLAELYAAGVITKSGVFNKEQKSPRFRRNPENNQPEFVLAWAEETSIGKDIVITQRDVRQIQLAKGALHAGCKLMMRRMGVEHVDSVKIAGAFGTHVDRTKALVMGLFPDCEIDRIISVGNAAGDGARACLLNREKRVEANWVARNVEYIELTVEKDFQQQFMECMQIPHMKDKYPHLEGIVRPEILHQK, encoded by the coding sequence CGAAGCCAAGGCCATGGTCATATTTCAGCCTTCAGGACGAAGAGGCCCTGTTAAGAAGGATTCAACCCTCATAGAGGCCTCGAGAGTCCTTGGGGTAGACATAGAGACCCTTTGCGGGGAAAAGAAGGTGTGCGGGAAGTGCAAGGTCCGCATTGAGGAAGGTTTTTTCCAGAAATTTGGCATTCATTCCAGCATGGATAACGCAAGCCCTTGGCAGGAGGAAGAAGAGAAGTTCATAAACGCAGAGGAAAAGGGGGCTGGCTACAGGCTGGCCTGTTGCGCCAAGGTGCAAGGGGACCTTCTGGTGTTTGTGCCAGAGGAGTCCCGGGCAGGCAAACAAGTGGTCAGCAAGGCTGCCAGGGCCATTGAAATACAACATAATCCGGCCGTGAAGACCTACTACGTGGAGGTGGAGCCTCCTACTTTCGAGGAGCCAACAGCGGATTTCGAGAGAGTTTGCAGAGAGCTGGAGAGGTTGTACGGCTTGACCAATCTGGGGATCGACTTTCTGACATTGAGGCAGCTCCCGGGGGCTCTGAGGCAGGGTGAGTGGAAGGTCACGGTGAGCATATGGATGGACAAGGAGATAATACGCGTCAGGCCTGGCAGGTGCGAGGCCCATTATGGTATCGCCATAGACATCGGCACCACAACCGTGGCCGGCTATTTCTGCAATCTGGACACCATGGAGGTGCTGGACACGGTTTCCCTCATGAACCCCCAGTGCAAGTACGGGGAAGACGTGATGTCTCGGATAACCTTCCACATGACCACCGAAGATGGCCTCAAACGCATGAGTGAGGATATTGTGGAAGGGCTCAACTGGGTCATTGATCAGGCCGTGCAGGGCACTCACCCCCCTAAGAAGAAACTCAAGAAAGGCAAGGGGGCCGATGCCCAGGAGGAGTGGGTGGAGGTCCCTGAGGAAGGCAGGACTTACCTGAGGCTCTCTAGGGAAGATGTGGAGGATGTGACCATAGTGGGAAACACCGCCATGCACCACATTCTTCTCCAGCTGGATCCCCAGTTCGTGGGACTGGCACCATTTCCTCCTGTTATCCACCATAGCCTGGATATCAAGGCCAGGGATCTGGGCCTCAAGGTGAACCCCTCGGCTTATGTGCATGTGCTTCCCAATGAGGCGGGATTTGTAGGAGCAGACAACGTGGGGGTGCTGGTGGCAGAAGAGCCGTACAAGAAGGATGAAATGGCTCTGATAATAGACATAGGCACCAATGGAGAACTGGTGCTGGGCAATAAACACAAGATGATCTCTTCTTCTTGCGCCACAGGCCCGGCTTTGGAAGGGGCGCAGATACTGTTTGGCATGCGTGCGGCCCCTGGGGCCATTGAACGCATCAAAATAGACCCAGACACTCATGAAGTGGACTACAAGGTCATAGGCCGGGACGCTTGGAGAAGTTACTCAGAGCCCAAAGAGATGAAGGCCAAAGGGATCTGCGGCTCGGGCATTTTGGATGTTTTGGCGGAGTTGTATGCGGCCGGGGTAATCACCAAGAGCGGCGTCTTCAACAAGGAGCAGAAATCCCCTCGTTTCAGGAGAAATCCCGAGAACAATCAGCCCGAGTTCGTTCTGGCCTGGGCTGAAGAGACAAGTATAGGTAAGGACATAGTCATTACTCAAAGGGATGTGCGCCAAATCCAGCTGGCCAAAGGGGCTCTTCATGCTGGATGCAAACTTATGATGAGGCGAATGGGAGTGGAACATGTGGATTCGGTGAAGATCGCCGGTGCTTTTGGGACCCACGTGGACAGAACCAAGGCCTTGGTAATGGGGCTTTTCCCGGATTGCGAGATTGACAGGATAATCTCTGTAGGCAACGCCGCAGGGGACGGAGCCAGGGCGTGTCTTCTCAACAGGGAGAAGAGGGTTGAGGCCAACTGGGTAGCCAGAAACGTGGAATACATAGAACTCACCGTGGAGAAAGACTTCCAACAACAGTTCATGGAGTGTATGCAGATCCCTCACATGAAAGACAAGTATCCCCATCTGGAGGGGATAGTAAGGCCAGAGATACTGCATCAGAAGTAA